One region of Fimbriiglobus ruber genomic DNA includes:
- a CDS encoding ParB N-terminal domain-containing protein: protein MDVQMRPLGSITPYPGNPRDNAAAVDAVAASIREFGFRQPIVVDAHDVIVVGHTRYQAAVRLGCPSPRSRGRPDPAQAKAYRLADNQTATLATWDETLLPKELADLQALDFDLALTGFSADDLARLLADPPANPRPTPTMSPNRRPSPSPGRRRVGPGPPPPRLRGQHRSRRHRERAQRTAADLLLTDPPYNVVTRARRPTG, encoded by the coding sequence ATGGACGTTCAGATGCGACCGCTCGGTTCGATCACCCCGTACCCGGGCAACCCGCGGGACAACGCCGCGGCCGTCGACGCCGTGGCCGCCTCGATCCGCGAGTTCGGGTTCCGCCAGCCGATCGTGGTCGACGCCCACGACGTCATCGTGGTCGGCCACACCCGGTACCAGGCGGCCGTCCGGCTCGGATGCCCGAGTCCCCGTTCACGTGGCCGACCTGACCCCGCGCAAGCCAAGGCGTACCGGCTGGCCGACAACCAGACGGCCACCCTCGCCACCTGGGACGAGACCCTCCTGCCGAAGGAACTGGCCGACCTCCAGGCCCTCGACTTCGACCTCGCCCTGACCGGGTTCTCGGCCGACGATCTGGCCCGCCTGCTCGCCGACCCGCCGGCGAACCCCAGGCCGACCCCGACGATGTCCCCGAACCGCCGGCCGAGCCCGTCACCCGGTCGGCGACGTGTGGGCCCTGGGCCGCCACCGCCTCGTCTGCGGGGACAGCACCGATCACGCCGTCATCGCGAACGCGCTCAACGGACCGCTGCCGATCTGTTGCTGACCGACCCGCCATACAACGTGGTTACGAGGGCAAGACGGCCGACCGGCTGA
- a CDS encoding DNA methyltransferase, translating to MPVRLGRRGRPHVARGPLPDDRPRIRQAGQERRPPDHEAGRPVRLPDRNSCPTGGTVLDPFGGSGTTLIAAEQTGRSACLIELDPAYCDVIVAGSRP from the coding sequence ATGCCTGTACGGCTGGGCCGACGGGGCCGCCCACACGTGGCTCGGGGACCGCTCCCAGACGACCGTCCTAGAATTCGGCAAGCCGGCCAAGAACGCCGACCACCCGACCATGAAGCCGGTCGACCTGTTCGCCTACCTGATCGCAACTCGTGCCCCACGGGTGGGACCGTCCTTGACCCGTTCGGCGGGTCCGGGACCACTCTGATCGCGGCGGAGCAGACCGGACGGTCCGCCTGTTTGATCGAACTCGACCCCGCGTACTGCGACGTGATCGTGGCCGGTTCGAGGCCGTGA
- a CDS encoding FG-GAP repeat domain-containing protein, producing the protein MITIFQPFEPTFTGGIFVAVRDITGDGIADLIVTPDQTGGPVVAVYGGAKLIQGLASGQPNGQPAQINRFFGIQDPNIRGGARAAAGDINGDGVADIVVSAGFSGSPRIAGFDGASVASGAADPAKLFADFFAFEPSLTNGAYVAVGDINGDGHADVIAGGGPGGGPRVTVFDGAALLANTQTPFADFFAGDTSNRGGVRVAVKNLDGSANASLIVGSGAGAGATVTAYTGKAILANPASPTADFSLDAFPGFTGGVFVG; encoded by the coding sequence GTGATAACCATCTTCCAGCCGTTCGAGCCCACCTTTACCGGCGGGATCTTTGTGGCCGTGAGAGACATCACCGGTGACGGTATCGCGGACCTCATCGTGACCCCCGACCAGACCGGCGGGCCGGTCGTCGCCGTGTACGGCGGGGCCAAGCTCATCCAGGGTCTGGCGTCCGGCCAACCCAACGGTCAACCTGCCCAGATCAACCGATTCTTCGGTATCCAGGACCCAAACATTCGGGGCGGAGCCCGGGCCGCGGCCGGCGACATTAACGGGGACGGGGTGGCCGACATCGTGGTCTCGGCCGGGTTCAGTGGGAGTCCGCGGATCGCCGGGTTCGACGGGGCGTCGGTCGCGTCGGGTGCGGCCGACCCGGCCAAGCTGTTCGCCGACTTCTTCGCGTTCGAGCCATCGCTGACGAACGGGGCGTACGTGGCCGTCGGGGACATCAACGGGGACGGGCACGCGGACGTAATCGCCGGCGGCGGTCCGGGCGGCGGACCGCGGGTGACCGTGTTCGATGGGGCTGCCCTGCTGGCGAACACCCAGACGCCGTTCGCCGACTTCTTCGCCGGGGACACGAGCAACCGGGGCGGGGTGCGGGTGGCCGTCAAGAACCTGGACGGGAGCGCGAACGCGAGCCTGATCGTCGGGTCCGGGGCGGGGGCCGGGGCGACGGTGACGGCGTACACCGGGAAGGCGATCCTAGCCAACCCGGCGTCGCCGACCGCGGACTTCTCGCTCGACGCCTTCCCCGGGTTCACCGGCGGCGTCTTCGTGGGATAA
- a CDS encoding RNA polymerase sigma factor, which produces MSEVNGEPTSASLLKQLQVPTAPTLQDAWRRFVKLYTPLLILWARRVGAREQDTHDLVQEVFLVLAREMPVFRHDPGLRFRGWLWTVLVNKWRDRIRQRAAQPAAVVEVDLETLAIADNVEEATEKEHRVYLIGRAVELMQNELPTDEWRACQEYPVKARPACDVARELGMSVNQVYLIKSRILRRVRAELEEFLD; this is translated from the coding sequence TTGTCCGAAGTAAACGGTGAGCCTACGTCCGCAAGCCTGCTTAAGCAACTTCAGGTGCCTACCGCGCCAACTTTACAGGATGCTTGGCGTCGATTTGTCAAACTTTACACGCCACTATTGATCCTGTGGGCTCGGCGTGTCGGGGCTCGCGAGCAAGATACTCATGATCTGGTGCAGGAAGTTTTCCTCGTTCTTGCACGAGAGATGCCGGTCTTCCGACACGATCCCGGTCTGCGCTTCCGGGGATGGCTGTGGACTGTGCTAGTCAACAAGTGGCGAGACCGCATTCGCCAGAGGGCAGCTCAACCTGCTGCGGTCGTCGAGGTGGACCTGGAAACTCTGGCCATCGCGGACAACGTCGAGGAGGCAACTGAAAAAGAACACCGCGTCTATCTCATCGGCCGCGCCGTGGAGTTGATGCAAAACGAGTTACCGACAGATGAATGGCGGGCCTGTCAGGAGTATCCTGTCAAAGCAAGACCGGCTTGCGATGTCGCCCGGGAACTCGGAATGTCGGTCAATCAAGTCTACCTCATCAAATCGCGCATCCTGCGTCGCGTGCGGGCCGAGTTAGAAGAATTTCTGGATTGA